Proteins encoded in a region of the Polynucleobacter antarcticus genome:
- a CDS encoding sulfite oxidase heme-binding subunit YedZ: protein MKAVIFLLALIPLDRLIWLGFTDGLGANPIEFITRSTGTWALVFLCLTLSMTPLRLITHSTVWIRYRRMLGLFSFFYACLHFGIWLWLDQNFDLIDMLKDVVKRPFITMGFTSLVLLTPLALTSNHWAQRKLGRSWSKLHYLVYVIACTAILHYWWHKASKNDLDTVSIYAVILLVLLCFRIPYIRNRLLSRGS, encoded by the coding sequence ATGAAGGCAGTTATTTTTCTTTTAGCGCTCATCCCGCTTGATCGCTTGATATGGCTTGGTTTTACGGATGGTTTAGGCGCTAACCCGATTGAGTTTATTACTCGCTCCACCGGAACCTGGGCCTTAGTGTTTTTGTGCCTCACGCTTTCGATGACGCCACTGCGTTTAATAACGCATTCGACAGTGTGGATTCGGTATCGCAGAATGCTGGGCTTATTTAGTTTTTTCTATGCCTGCCTGCATTTTGGAATTTGGTTATGGCTAGATCAAAACTTTGATTTGATCGATATGCTCAAAGATGTGGTGAAGCGACCCTTTATCACTATGGGGTTCACGAGCTTGGTATTGCTAACACCGCTTGCACTCACATCGAATCACTGGGCCCAAAGAAAGTTGGGTCGTAGCTGGTCAAAGTTACATTACCTCGTTTATGTGATTGCCTGCACAGCCATCTTGCACTACTGGTGGCATAAAGCTAGTAAGAATGATTTAGATACCGTGAGTATTTATGCTGTCATCCTACTTGTATTATTGTGTTTCAGAATTCCTTATATACGTAACCGCCTCCTTAGTAGAGGTTCTTAA
- the msrP gene encoding protein-methionine-sulfoxide reductase catalytic subunit MsrP: protein MRLDDQKLLAREITPQAVFENRRSLMKSAAAGAFGMALAPWFSREALASPQKLIATPNLAFSTKEETTGYQHVTTYNNFYEFGTDKADPAANAGSLQTRPWTVSIEGLVKKPVTLDIDALLKLAPMEERVYRMRCVEGWSMVIPWDGYALSKLLNYVQPLGSAKFVEFISLADRKQMPGLKSQVIQWPYREGLRLDEAMNPLTLLTFGLYGEVLPNQNGAPVRIVVPWKYGFKSAKSLVTIRLTEEMPKISWSQFDSREYGFYSNVNPLVDHPRWSQATERRIGNVKGIFAPKIKTQMFNGYADQVASMYAGMDLKKFN, encoded by the coding sequence ATGCGTCTTGATGATCAAAAGTTACTTGCCCGTGAGATTACCCCTCAGGCCGTATTTGAAAATCGCCGTAGCTTGATGAAGTCGGCAGCAGCTGGCGCCTTTGGCATGGCACTGGCACCTTGGTTTTCGCGTGAGGCATTGGCATCTCCACAAAAACTCATCGCTACGCCTAACCTGGCTTTCTCTACTAAAGAAGAGACTACGGGTTATCAGCACGTCACTACCTACAATAATTTTTATGAGTTCGGAACAGATAAGGCGGATCCCGCTGCGAATGCTGGTAGTTTACAAACCCGCCCTTGGACAGTATCGATTGAAGGTTTGGTGAAAAAGCCAGTGACCTTAGATATTGACGCCTTGCTTAAATTGGCGCCGATGGAAGAACGGGTCTATCGTATGCGCTGTGTCGAGGGTTGGTCTATGGTGATTCCCTGGGATGGCTATGCCTTATCTAAATTACTAAACTATGTTCAGCCTCTAGGTTCTGCTAAGTTTGTAGAATTTATTTCTCTAGCGGACCGCAAACAAATGCCAGGCTTGAAAAGCCAAGTGATTCAGTGGCCTTACCGCGAGGGTTTGCGTCTAGATGAGGCGATGAATCCTCTCACACTCCTAACCTTTGGTTTGTATGGAGAGGTGCTGCCCAATCAAAACGGTGCACCGGTAAGAATCGTAGTGCCCTGGAAGTATGGCTTTAAAAGCGCCAAATCACTGGTTACGATTCGTTTGACCGAAGAGATGCCAAAGATTAGCTGGAGTCAGTTTGATTCTCGCGAGTATGGTTTTTATTCCAATGTGAACCCTTTAGTAGATCATCCACGCTGGAGTCAGGCGACAGAGCGTCGTATTGGTAATGTCAAAGGCATCTTTGCACCCAAGATCAAAACCCAAATGTTTAACGGTTACGCCGACCAGGTAGCTAGTATGTATGCGGGCATGGACCTCAAGAAATTTAATTGA
- a CDS encoding SDR family NAD(P)-dependent oxidoreductase, with protein MQHIALVTGASTELGEASVRRFLAHDHRVIALDAESSQLEDMKLSLPVDQQQKILTLSLDMSDAEQVDELIASLLPEFSAVTVLVNNASLTPTQGQQREAQQTDWSLGINRNIKGLVHVTRILLPGMVERQCGHVINVGAVGAQNPCLGGDVYGGTKAFFQQFSLNLRADLIGTAVRVSSIHTIATEKELLSANDVAESIFWVSHLPHHMNINRLELMPATKT; from the coding sequence ATGCAACATATAGCATTAGTGACAGGCGCAAGTACCGAATTGGGCGAGGCATCTGTGCGACGTTTTTTAGCCCATGACCATCGGGTGATTGCATTGGATGCAGAGTCAAGCCAATTAGAGGACATGAAGCTCTCACTTCCAGTCGATCAGCAGCAAAAAATACTGACCCTATCTTTGGATATGAGTGATGCTGAGCAGGTGGATGAATTGATTGCTAGCCTACTGCCAGAGTTTTCTGCAGTCACAGTGCTGGTCAATAATGCCAGTTTGACACCCACCCAAGGGCAACAACGCGAGGCGCAGCAGACAGATTGGAGTCTGGGAATTAATAGAAATATTAAAGGTTTAGTCCATGTGACTCGAATACTTTTACCTGGGATGGTTGAGCGTCAATGTGGTCATGTGATTAATGTAGGAGCTGTAGGAGCTCAAAATCCCTGTTTGGGTGGCGATGTCTATGGAGGTACGAAGGCTTTCTTTCAGCAATTTAGTTTGAACTTAAGGGCTGATCTCATCGGCACAGCAGTACGGGTAAGTAGCATTCATACCATCGCTACTGAGAAAGAATTATTGAGTGCCAATGATGTAGCAGAGTCTATTTTTTGGGTCAGCCATTTACCGCATCATATGAACATCAATCGACTAGAGTTGATGCCAGCAACTAAAACTTAA
- a CDS encoding DUF2889 domain-containing protein — translation MLSSPDPRSPLHTREITFQGYAREDGLWDIEAHLRDFKTTPFTTGDKTWEPGEAFHDMWIRLTVNLELVIQGIEVAMDSHPHPECPEVVPPMDALIGAQIGKGWRKTINEHLGGIKGCTHLRELLTSMATAAFQSIPGALCDLDATQPPLYLGTCKSWDFDGPVVLRQYPKFYQWKA, via the coding sequence ATGCTTTCCAGTCCAGACCCGAGAAGCCCATTACACACTCGAGAAATTACCTTTCAGGGCTATGCGCGTGAGGATGGCTTATGGGATATTGAAGCCCATTTAAGAGACTTCAAAACCACCCCCTTCACCACTGGTGACAAAACCTGGGAGCCTGGTGAGGCTTTTCATGACATGTGGATTCGGCTTACAGTAAATCTGGAATTAGTGATCCAAGGAATTGAAGTAGCGATGGATAGCCACCCCCATCCAGAATGCCCTGAAGTGGTTCCGCCGATGGATGCCTTGATTGGAGCGCAAATAGGTAAAGGTTGGCGTAAAACTATTAATGAACATCTCGGTGGCATTAAAGGCTGCACCCATTTGCGTGAACTCCTAACCAGTATGGCTACAGCAGCATTTCAATCAATCCCCGGAGCGCTATGTGATCTTGATGCTACCCAGCCGCCACTCTATTTGGGTACCTGCAAGTCTTGGGATTTTGATGGGCCTGTAGTACTGCGTCAATACCCCAAGTTTTACCAATGGAAGGCTTAA
- a CDS encoding lipocalin family protein, whose translation MPRTRTHLSLLSAAIVMVFSLSTIQAKAQSTDLPPVQTITSLDVSRYLGTWYEIAKFPNWFQRKCISDTKAVYSTKPDGNLQVLNSCRLSNGDISTAEGEARQIGAKDSPKLEVRFAPVWLSFLPMVWGDYWVIDLDSQYQLAVVSDPRREYLWILSRTPQIDLSVYEQLLQKLKQQQFDVLKLELTPQKP comes from the coding sequence ATGCCACGCACACGCACACACCTTTCGCTCTTGAGCGCTGCCATTGTTATGGTTTTTAGCTTAAGTACGATCCAGGCTAAGGCGCAATCTACTGACTTGCCCCCCGTTCAGACGATTACCTCTTTAGATGTTTCTCGCTACTTAGGCACTTGGTATGAGATTGCCAAGTTCCCAAACTGGTTTCAGAGAAAATGCATCAGTGATACAAAAGCAGTCTATTCAACAAAACCGGATGGCAATCTGCAGGTACTTAATAGCTGCAGATTAAGTAATGGGGATATTTCTACGGCGGAGGGGGAAGCTAGGCAGATTGGCGCCAAAGATTCACCAAAGTTAGAGGTGCGTTTTGCTCCTGTGTGGCTTTCTTTCTTGCCCATGGTATGGGGTGATTACTGGGTCATCGATTTAGATAGCCAGTATCAACTTGCTGTTGTAAGTGATCCGAGGAGGGAGTATCTCTGGATTTTATCGAGAACGCCCCAGATAGATCTCTCAGTCTATGAGCAACTCTTACAGAAATTAAAGCAGCAGCAGTTTGATGTGCTCAAGCTCGAGCTCACACCACAGAAACCTTAA
- a CDS encoding MBL fold metallo-hydrolase, whose product MTKQWIGDYLLPPGIEIFERGWLSANTIFMYGDEDVSLVDSGYCAHQQLTVDLVANALQQQGLKTLHKIINTHLHSDHCGGNAALSDTFHPEIWIPASEAQAVLDWNVDLLSYQQLGQVCPRFTYQELLVPGQEILLGRYLWQILAAPGHDHHAIMLYQADHQILISGDALWEDGFGAIFPELWGEGGFTEVGQTIDLIEELPIALVIPGHGKPFTEVKQAIASAKSRLDYLASEPDRNARHGAKVLLKFKLLEWRSMDMLSVDQWIAQTPILNQMRGQLQMSMEDFQKWLPHALVKSNAAKIEQGYLLNLD is encoded by the coding sequence ATGACAAAACAGTGGATAGGAGATTACCTACTCCCCCCTGGTATAGAAATATTTGAGCGGGGTTGGTTGTCAGCAAATACTATTTTTATGTATGGCGATGAGGATGTTTCGCTCGTCGACTCTGGCTACTGTGCCCATCAGCAGCTCACCGTTGATCTCGTAGCTAATGCCTTACAGCAACAGGGTTTAAAAACGCTTCATAAGATTATCAATACCCACTTACACTCCGATCATTGTGGCGGTAATGCCGCCTTATCTGATACTTTTCACCCGGAGATTTGGATACCTGCTTCAGAGGCCCAAGCAGTTTTAGATTGGAATGTCGATTTACTAAGTTATCAGCAGCTTGGTCAAGTATGTCCGCGCTTCACTTATCAAGAGCTACTCGTACCGGGCCAAGAAATCCTATTAGGTCGCTATTTATGGCAGATATTAGCCGCACCAGGGCATGATCATCACGCCATCATGCTCTATCAAGCGGACCATCAGATCTTAATTTCTGGAGATGCACTTTGGGAGGATGGTTTTGGGGCGATCTTTCCAGAACTCTGGGGGGAAGGGGGTTTTACTGAGGTTGGCCAGACCATTGACTTGATTGAGGAGTTGCCGATTGCTCTTGTGATCCCCGGTCATGGCAAACCATTCACAGAAGTGAAGCAAGCGATTGCTAGCGCAAAGTCTCGCTTAGATTATCTGGCTAGTGAGCCTGATCGTAACGCACGCCATGGTGCCAAGGTATTACTTAAGTTCAAGCTTCTAGAGTGGCGCAGTATGGACATGCTGTCAGTAGATCAGTGGATTGCACAAACGCCCATACTCAATCAGATGAGGGGGCAACTGCAAATGAGTATGGAAGATTTTCAGAAGTGGTTACCTCATGCTTTAGTAAAATCAAATGCTGCCAAAATTGAGCAGGGTTATTTGCTGAACCTAGATTAA
- a CDS encoding pseudouridine synthase, whose translation MAKPLPLEKILFSQGFGTRRYCSDLVFSDLVKVNGVLAEDPDERILTEGLLLNVEGQDWEFHEKAYIAFHKPMNYECSHKTTHHPSIYSLLPKPFVERGLQCVGRLDFDTTGLILISDDGQFIHKMTTPKKNIGKVYQIATADPITQKQIDHLLKGVVLDDDPKPCYATACKQLSDRVLAMTIVEGRYHQVKRMMAAVGNHVAQLHRTEIGQYTLPLDLAEGQWRWLYPNDLIQLSKSMESAVVTA comes from the coding sequence ATGGCTAAACCACTTCCACTCGAAAAAATATTATTTAGCCAGGGCTTTGGTACCCGGCGTTACTGTAGTGACCTCGTTTTTTCTGATTTGGTTAAAGTTAATGGTGTACTGGCCGAAGACCCCGATGAGCGCATTCTGACGGAGGGGCTCTTGTTAAATGTCGAGGGACAGGATTGGGAGTTTCATGAAAAAGCCTATATTGCCTTTCATAAACCCATGAATTACGAGTGCTCTCATAAAACTACGCATCATCCTAGTATTTATAGCTTATTACCTAAGCCATTCGTAGAACGGGGCCTACAGTGTGTTGGGCGCTTAGATTTTGATACAACGGGTTTGATCTTGATCTCGGATGATGGTCAGTTTATTCATAAGATGACGACACCTAAGAAAAATATTGGTAAGGTTTATCAGATTGCAACTGCAGACCCGATCACCCAAAAGCAAATCGATCATTTACTTAAAGGGGTGGTGTTGGATGATGATCCCAAACCTTGTTATGCAACAGCTTGTAAACAGCTGAGTGATAGGGTATTAGCCATGACCATCGTCGAGGGGCGTTATCATCAAGTCAAGCGCATGATGGCGGCTGTAGGCAATCATGTGGCCCAGCTACATCGCACCGAGATCGGTCAATATACCTTGCCATTAGATTTAGCAGAGGGCCAATGGCGTTGGCTGTATCCAAATGATTTAATACAATTATCTAAAAGTATGGAGAGCGCAGTTGTCACAGCCTAA